A single region of the Brienomyrus brachyistius isolate T26 chromosome 10, BBRACH_0.4, whole genome shotgun sequence genome encodes:
- the LOC125750251 gene encoding arrestin-C-like, producing MVITHPAMISNDNTQPSSYLHVSFCLLCRVFRKISANGSISLYLDRRDFVDHMDTVDIVDGVVKVDPAELKGRKVLVQLSCAFHYGQNDLDMTDLSFKRHIRSQTMQVYSATGEADLATTPTQEILMKKAGDQGQPFTFTLRKGLPCSVSIQPTPRHAGKGSTPDTLGPPCGVDFEVKAYIGNEQDGLKEKEDNIDQVHGNTISEVYQVTPLLANNKDKLGLALDGKLKDEDTNLASTTLQRPAMDKEILGILVSYKISVGVLLYTHGLLGDITARDVSVELPPVLMSPKPAGENLSWVHEHGYAFN from the exons ATGGTTATCACCCATCCTGCCATGATCAGCAACGACAACACCCAGCCTTCATCATATCTCCATG TCTCCTTTTGCCTTCTCTGTAGGGTCTTCAGGAAAATCAGTGCCAATGGCTCC ATCTCCCTCTACCTGGATCGGAGGGACTTTGTGGACCATATGGACACAGTGGACATTGTGG ACGGGGTGGTAAAGGTGGACCCAGCAGAGCTGAAAGGGAGGAAAG TGTTGGTACAGCTGTCTTGTgctttccactatggccaaaaTGACCTGGATATGACTGACCTCTCCTTCAAGAGACACATTCGGAGCCAAACAATGCAGGTCTACTCTGCGACGGGTGAGGCTGACCTGGCCACCACACCCACACAGGAGATCCTGATGAAAAAGGCTGGGGACCAGGGGCAGCCCTTCACCTTCACA CTTCGAAAAGGCCTGCCCTGCTCTGTTTCTATTCAGCCTACACCACGGCATGCTGGGAAGGGAAGCACCCCCGACACTCTGGGTCCT CCTTGTGGCGTGGACTTTGAGGTCAAGGCGTACATTGGAAATGAGCAGGATGGCCTGAAAGAGAAAGAGGACAACAT CGACCAAGTCCACGGCAACACAATTTCTGAGGTTTATCAAGTAACTCCTCTTCTGGCCAACAACAAAGACAAGCTTGGCTTGGCCCTAGATGGCAAACTGAAGGACGAGGACACCAACCTGGCCTCTACCACGCT CCAGCGGCCTGCTATGGATAAGGAGATCTTAGGAATCCTGGTGTCCTACAAAATC TCTGTGGGGGTTCTTCTTTATACCCACGGCCTCTTGGGAGACATCACAGCAAG AGATGTGAGTGTGGAGCTACCCCCTGTCCTGATGTCCCCCAAGCCAGCAGGTGAGAATCTCTCCTGGGTACATGAGCATGGATATGCTTTCAACTGA